A stretch of the Streptomyces sp. NBC_01428 genome encodes the following:
- a CDS encoding nitroreductase/quinone reductase family protein: MPGVRLVQRVSSTRAFAKVAPHLIPALDRAVHRLTRGKVLLSAQMLPGIVLTARGARSGLERRTPLACMPEAGAARVPDETGAGGAVATGGTRGTSGTVDAGGTPDTGGTPDAEGVAGAPESGWILVGSNFGRTGHPAWTANLLAHPDAVISWKGEDIPVTARLLTGEERAAVWRTALAFWPPYATYQARVDREIRLFRIVRRQATVTPDAVDGPPPA; this comes from the coding sequence ATGCCCGGGGTCCGGCTGGTGCAGCGGGTCTCCTCGACGCGGGCCTTCGCCAAGGTGGCACCCCACCTCATCCCGGCCCTCGACCGGGCCGTGCACCGCCTGACCCGGGGAAAGGTGCTGCTCAGCGCCCAGATGCTGCCGGGGATCGTCCTCACCGCCCGCGGCGCCCGCAGCGGGCTGGAACGCCGCACACCCCTGGCCTGCATGCCGGAGGCCGGGGCGGCGCGGGTCCCGGACGAGACGGGTGCCGGAGGGGCCGTGGCCACCGGGGGGACCAGGGGGACCAGCGGAACCGTCGACGCCGGGGGGACACCGGACACCGGGGGGACGCCGGACGCCGAGGGGGTCGCGGGCGCTCCGGAGAGCGGCTGGATCCTCGTCGGTTCCAACTTCGGCCGTACGGGCCACCCCGCCTGGACCGCCAACCTCCTCGCGCACCCCGACGCGGTCATCAGCTGGAAGGGCGAGGACATCCCCGTGACGGCGCGGCTCCTCACGGGGGAGGAACGGGCCGCGGTGTGGCGGACCGCGCTGGCCTTCTGGCCGCCCTACGCCACCTACCAGGCGCGGGTGGACCGGGAGATCCGGCTCTTCAGGATCGTCCGGCGACAGGCGACCGTCACCCCGGACGCCGTGGACGGACCACCGCCCGCGTAG
- a CDS encoding TetR family transcriptional regulator: MTGQVRTVDGRVAGRRGQATRQKLLDCLSEMLSSSPYRDVKVIDVARKAGTSPATFYQYFPDVEGAVLEIAEHMAAEGAGLTQLLEGRSWVGKAGWQTAQELVDGFLEFWRKNDAILRVVDLGAAEGDKRFYKIRMKILNSVNNSLTDSVADLQAKGKVDKDVNPAAMAGSLVAMLAAVASHQRGFQTWGVKQAELKPNLALLVHLGVTGKKPTK, translated from the coding sequence ATGACAGGACAAGTGCGTACCGTCGACGGCCGCGTGGCCGGACGGCGTGGGCAGGCGACCCGGCAGAAGCTGCTCGACTGCCTCAGCGAGATGCTCAGCTCGTCGCCCTACCGGGATGTCAAAGTCATCGACGTCGCCAGGAAGGCGGGCACGTCGCCGGCGACCTTCTACCAGTACTTCCCGGACGTCGAAGGCGCCGTCCTGGAGATCGCGGAACACATGGCCGCCGAGGGCGCCGGGCTGACCCAGCTGCTCGAAGGGCGCTCGTGGGTCGGCAAAGCCGGCTGGCAGACCGCACAGGAACTCGTGGACGGTTTCCTGGAGTTCTGGCGGAAGAACGACGCGATCCTGCGCGTGGTCGACCTCGGCGCGGCCGAGGGCGACAAGCGCTTCTACAAGATCCGCATGAAGATCCTGAACTCCGTGAACAACTCGCTCACGGACTCGGTGGCCGACCTCCAGGCCAAGGGCAAGGTCGACAAGGACGTGAACCCGGCCGCCATGGCCGGTTCCCTCGTCGCCATGCTCGCCGCGGTCGCCTCGCACCAGAGGGGCTTCCAGACGTGGGGCGTCAAGCAGGCTGAACTCAAGCCGAACCTCGCGCTGTTGGTGCATCTGGGCGTGACCGGGAAGAAGCCGACGAAGTAA
- a CDS encoding VOC family protein yields the protein MAESAVVAGFSEGVPCWVDAQLPDVRAGKRFYGELFGWTFPEAADETAGAGPMIPAELDGAPVAGLTPKRDGRMPTVWTVYFATPDARALTRRIAAAGGHVITAPTELPGPSGGLGSAALVTDPEGAVFGLWQPGSHAGFGRRHERRTFCWAELYARDTATVDRFYGTLFHDALFGPDATPDFGRVPVTGVFPAEMPPHFLVHFGVGDCDEALGRVTRLGGRVQVPPFDASYGRVAVVTDNQGASFAVLER from the coding sequence ATGGCCGAATCTGCCGTTGTCGCCGGGTTCTCCGAGGGTGTGCCCTGCTGGGTCGACGCCCAGTTGCCCGACGTGCGGGCGGGCAAGCGCTTCTACGGCGAACTGTTCGGCTGGACGTTCCCGGAGGCCGCCGACGAGACCGCGGGGGCCGGCCCGATGATTCCGGCGGAGCTGGACGGTGCGCCGGTCGCGGGCCTCACGCCCAAGCGGGACGGCCGTATGCCCACGGTGTGGACGGTGTACTTCGCGACGCCGGACGCGCGGGCGCTGACCCGGCGGATCGCGGCGGCGGGCGGACACGTCATCACCGCGCCGACCGAACTGCCCGGACCCTCCGGCGGCCTCGGCAGCGCCGCCCTCGTCACGGACCCCGAGGGTGCCGTGTTCGGCCTGTGGCAGCCCGGCAGCCACGCCGGGTTCGGCCGCCGCCACGAACGCCGCACCTTCTGCTGGGCGGAGTTGTACGCGCGGGACACCGCGACCGTCGACCGCTTCTACGGCACTCTGTTCCACGACGCCCTCTTCGGGCCCGACGCGACCCCCGACTTCGGCCGCGTCCCCGTCACCGGCGTCTTCCCGGCCGAGATGCCGCCCCACTTCCTCGTGCACTTCGGGGTCGGCGACTGCGACGAGGCGCTCGGGAGGGTGACCCGGCTCGGCGGCCGCGTCCAGGTGCCGCCCTTCGACGCCTCGTACGGACGGGTGGCCGTGGTCACGGACAATCAGGGTGCGTCGTTCGCCGTCCTCGAACGCTGA
- a CDS encoding serine/threonine-protein kinase, whose translation MVDQLTQHDPRRIGPFEVLGRLGAGGMGLVYLARSASGRRVAIKTVRTELAEDQLFRVRFSREVEAARAVSGFYTAAVVDADARAAVPWLATAYVPAPSLEEIVNECGPLPAQAVRWLAAGVAEALQSIHGAGLVHRDLKPSNVLVVEDGPRVIDFGIASGVSNTRLTMTNVAVGTPAYMSPEQAKDSRSVTGASDVFSLGSMLVFAATGHAPFHGANPVETVFMLLREGPNLEGLPEELRPLIESCMKMDATARPNPADLQAQLAPHLFGSGSDDSGTASAWLPERAVGLIETRRGGRPPVKPASVGARSGGGRPALPPPPSHAPVVVGAPDTGPVRLAGAKVPIGPGPRVADARAAAVKAPPPEAGLAASWSRPRAGVNGADLAPTVAPPAPSPDAPAGWRPWRFRMSNDVWGTPSVAGDLVYVTSFEVHALDVATGRRRFKTRDVAWSMAVADGRIHASDGPTLFALDAREGADLWRLSTDGWVYSLKADRGTVVTGTRGGGVQAWEASNGQRLWEISGAQTDFESPEAGPSVHDGTVYVWKDARLRALDARTGEERWSYPIGDAASCGGVPVRITHAPDGYVYISAGTRVLAVDVASGRVRWHFEAPAVFLSPPTFAPGPAVTGGGVYLADYLGTVYALDATDGRDRWRIATESRASVEPVLVAAGHVHVGSGKGLYTLDAVTGTPKWRFQAGGDLVGAPAVAEGRIHFGSTDHLLYTLKADDGRLRWKLATGGEITGAPVVKDGVVYACSKDRCVYALDAEKGTGTARTT comes from the coding sequence GTGGTGGATCAGCTGACGCAGCACGATCCGCGGCGGATCGGGCCGTTCGAGGTGCTGGGACGGCTGGGTGCCGGCGGCATGGGGCTGGTCTATCTCGCGCGCTCGGCCTCCGGCCGGCGCGTGGCGATCAAGACGGTCAGGACGGAACTCGCCGAGGACCAGCTGTTCCGGGTCCGCTTCTCGCGCGAGGTCGAGGCGGCCCGCGCCGTGTCGGGCTTCTACACGGCGGCCGTGGTCGACGCCGACGCGCGCGCCGCGGTGCCCTGGCTCGCCACCGCCTACGTCCCCGCCCCCTCGCTCGAGGAAATAGTGAACGAGTGCGGGCCGCTCCCGGCCCAGGCGGTGCGCTGGCTCGCTGCGGGCGTCGCGGAGGCGCTCCAGTCGATCCACGGCGCCGGTCTCGTCCACCGCGACCTGAAGCCGTCGAACGTCCTGGTGGTCGAGGACGGACCGCGGGTGATCGACTTCGGCATCGCGTCCGGCGTTTCGAACACCCGTCTGACCATGACGAACGTCGCGGTCGGCACCCCCGCGTACATGTCGCCCGAGCAGGCGAAGGACTCGCGCAGCGTGACCGGCGCCAGCGACGTCTTCTCGCTCGGCTCGATGCTGGTCTTCGCCGCGACCGGACACGCGCCCTTCCACGGCGCCAACCCCGTCGAGACGGTGTTCATGCTGCTCCGCGAGGGACCGAACCTCGAAGGGCTCCCCGAGGAGCTGCGCCCGCTCATCGAGTCCTGCATGAAGATGGACGCCACGGCCCGCCCCAACCCCGCCGACCTCCAGGCCCAGCTCGCCCCGCACCTCTTCGGCTCCGGCTCCGACGACAGCGGTACGGCGTCGGCGTGGCTGCCCGAGCGGGCGGTGGGCCTCATCGAGACGCGCCGCGGCGGCCGTCCGCCGGTGAAGCCCGCGTCCGTCGGCGCGCGCAGCGGCGGCGGACGCCCCGCGCTGCCGCCGCCCCCGTCGCACGCCCCGGTCGTGGTCGGAGCGCCCGACACCGGTCCGGTGCGCCTCGCGGGCGCCAAGGTGCCCATCGGGCCCGGCCCGCGCGTCGCCGACGCTCGCGCCGCCGCCGTCAAGGCGCCGCCGCCGGAGGCCGGTCTCGCGGCCTCCTGGTCCCGGCCGCGCGCGGGGGTGAACGGCGCCGACCTGGCGCCCACGGTCGCTCCGCCGGCCCCCTCGCCCGACGCTCCCGCCGGCTGGCGCCCCTGGCGTTTCCGCATGTCGAACGACGTGTGGGGTACGCCCTCGGTCGCCGGTGACCTGGTCTACGTCACCTCCTTCGAGGTGCACGCCCTCGACGTGGCGACCGGCCGCCGCCGCTTCAAGACCCGGGACGTCGCCTGGTCGATGGCCGTCGCGGACGGCCGGATCCACGCCTCCGACGGGCCGACCCTGTTCGCGCTCGACGCCCGCGAGGGCGCAGACCTGTGGCGGCTGTCCACGGACGGCTGGGTGTACTCGCTCAAGGCCGACCGCGGAACGGTCGTCACCGGCACGCGCGGCGGCGGCGTCCAGGCCTGGGAGGCCTCGAACGGCCAGAGACTCTGGGAGATCAGCGGGGCCCAGACGGACTTCGAGTCGCCGGAGGCGGGCCCTTCCGTCCACGACGGCACGGTGTACGTCTGGAAGGACGCCCGGCTGCGCGCCCTGGACGCCCGGACCGGCGAGGAGCGCTGGTCCTACCCGATCGGTGACGCGGCCTCCTGCGGCGGCGTACCGGTGCGGATCACCCACGCACCCGACGGCTACGTGTACATCTCCGCCGGCACCCGCGTCCTCGCCGTCGACGTGGCGAGCGGCCGGGTCCGCTGGCACTTCGAGGCCCCGGCCGTCTTCCTCAGCCCGCCCACCTTCGCGCCGGGTCCGGCCGTGACGGGCGGCGGGGTCTACCTCGCCGACTACCTGGGCACCGTGTACGCCCTCGACGCCACCGACGGCCGCGACCGCTGGCGCATCGCCACCGAGTCCCGCGCCTCCGTGGAGCCGGTCCTCGTCGCCGCCGGCCACGTCCACGTGGGCAGCGGCAAGGGTCTGTACACGCTGGACGCGGTGACCGGCACCCCCAAGTGGCGCTTCCAGGCCGGCGGCGACCTGGTCGGCGCCCCCGCGGTCGCCGAGGGCCGCATCCACTTCGGCTCGACGGACCACCTGCTCTACACGCTGAAGGCCGACGACGGCCGGCTGCGCTGGAAGCTGGCGACCGGGGGCGAGATCACCGGCGCCCCCGTCGTCAAGGACGGTGTGGTCTACGCGTGCAGCAAGGACCGCTGCGTGTACGCGCTGGACGCGGAGAAGGGGACCGGCACGGCGCGAACGACCTGA
- a CDS encoding enoyl-CoA hydratase/isomerase family protein has protein sequence MSADGTTDAGGPGGGEGGRGLAVAVDEDTGVAVLTLDRPHRLNAVDLATAAELADTWRAFRFDDTVRAVVVTGAGQRAFCTGIDRDAQVPQPSSPYMVDDPLATIGPKANDLWKPVIAAVHGMACGGAFYLLGEAEFVVADETASFFDPHTTYGMVSAYESVYLAQRMPFGEVARMALMGTAERISARRAYEVGLVSELTPPGGAVAAAVACAAVIASYPADAVQGTVRALWQAQEATRAAALAHAPQFVSLGNLPGARQAELFAGRRPGGFRTR, from the coding sequence GTGAGCGCGGACGGGACCACCGACGCCGGGGGCCCCGGGGGCGGCGAAGGCGGCCGGGGTCTCGCGGTCGCCGTCGACGAGGACACCGGCGTTGCCGTCCTCACCCTCGACCGGCCGCACCGGCTGAACGCCGTCGACCTGGCCACGGCCGCCGAACTGGCGGACACCTGGCGGGCGTTCCGGTTCGACGACACCGTGCGGGCGGTCGTCGTCACGGGCGCCGGGCAGCGCGCCTTCTGCACCGGCATCGACCGGGACGCGCAGGTGCCGCAGCCCTCCTCGCCGTACATGGTGGACGACCCGCTCGCCACGATCGGCCCGAAGGCCAACGACCTGTGGAAGCCGGTGATCGCCGCCGTGCACGGGATGGCGTGCGGCGGCGCCTTCTACCTGCTCGGCGAGGCGGAGTTCGTGGTCGCCGACGAGACGGCGTCCTTCTTCGACCCGCACACGACGTACGGCATGGTCAGCGCGTACGAGTCGGTCTACCTCGCCCAGCGCATGCCGTTCGGGGAGGTGGCCCGGATGGCGCTGATGGGGACCGCCGAACGCATCTCCGCCCGGCGCGCGTACGAGGTCGGTCTGGTCTCCGAACTCACGCCCCCGGGAGGCGCGGTGGCGGCGGCCGTGGCGTGCGCGGCCGTCATCGCGTCCTATCCGGCCGACGCCGTCCAGGGCACCGTGCGGGCGCTCTGGCAGGCGCAGGAGGCGACCCGGGCGGCAGCCCTCGCGCACGCCCCGCAGTTCGTCTCGCTCGGCAACCTGCCGGGCGCCCGTCAGGCGGAGCTGTTCGCGGGGCGACGCCCGGGCGGATTCCGGACGCGGTGA
- a CDS encoding Zn-ribbon domain-containing OB-fold protein gives MDESLLSPVLDDDGAPFWEYAAQGELRVQGCAGCGELRFPPRPCCPHCHSFASAWRRMTGRGRIWSYVVPHPPLLPAYAELPGYNAIVVELADAPRIRLVGNLVSGPDAALNSVSPDRIRIGARVQVVFTEVNGVTVPRWVLERA, from the coding sequence ATGGACGAGTCCCTGCTCTCCCCCGTCCTCGACGACGACGGCGCGCCCTTCTGGGAGTACGCCGCGCAGGGCGAACTGCGGGTCCAGGGCTGCGCCGGCTGCGGCGAGCTGCGCTTCCCGCCCCGGCCCTGCTGCCCGCACTGCCACTCCTTCGCGAGCGCGTGGCGCAGGATGACCGGGCGGGGCAGGATCTGGTCGTACGTCGTCCCGCATCCGCCGCTCCTGCCCGCCTACGCGGAGCTGCCCGGCTACAACGCGATCGTGGTGGAACTGGCCGACGCGCCACGGATCCGGCTGGTCGGGAACCTGGTGAGCGGTCCGGACGCGGCCCTCAACTCCGTCTCCCCGGACCGGATCCGCATCGGGGCCCGGGTGCAGGTGGTGTTCACCGAGGTGAACGGCGTGACCGTGCCGCGCTGGGTCCTGGAGCGGGCGTGA
- a CDS encoding lipid-transfer protein translates to MPGIKDATAVVGIGQTPFAKQLPDSEKTLACRAILAALDDAGIAPAEVDGLASYTMEETDEVEVAKAVGFGDLSFFSKVGYGGGGSCATVAHLAGAIAAGQATVGVAWRSRKRGSGPRPWKNTAVQLPTPAQWTRPFGLLRPADEIGMLARRYLHEFGATRDHLFNVALACRNRANQNPAAMMYERPLTREMYMTSRWISEPLCLFDNCLETDGALACVIVSAERARDCRQRPVYVHSAAQGLPAQHHGMVNYWNDDPLTGPAWAAARHLWKHADFTPDDVDVAQIYDAFTPLIPLSLEGYGFCGRGEGAAFTEGGALEIGGRLPLNTGGGGLSEAYVHGFNLINEGVKQLRGTSTAQVPGAATCLVTAGEGVPTSALLLRS, encoded by the coding sequence ATGCCAGGGATCAAGGACGCCACAGCAGTCGTCGGCATCGGCCAGACCCCCTTCGCCAAGCAACTCCCCGACTCCGAGAAGACCCTGGCCTGCCGGGCGATCCTCGCCGCGCTCGACGACGCCGGCATCGCGCCCGCCGAGGTCGACGGCCTCGCCTCGTACACCATGGAGGAGACCGACGAGGTGGAGGTCGCCAAGGCCGTCGGGTTCGGCGACCTCAGTTTCTTCAGCAAGGTGGGGTACGGCGGCGGCGGTTCGTGCGCCACCGTCGCGCATCTCGCCGGTGCGATAGCCGCCGGCCAGGCGACGGTGGGGGTGGCCTGGCGGTCGCGGAAGCGGGGTTCGGGACCCCGGCCGTGGAAGAACACCGCCGTGCAGCTCCCCACCCCGGCCCAGTGGACGCGGCCCTTCGGACTGCTGCGGCCCGCCGACGAGATCGGCATGCTCGCCCGCCGCTATCTGCACGAGTTCGGCGCGACCCGCGACCACCTGTTCAACGTGGCACTGGCCTGCCGCAACCGCGCCAACCAGAACCCGGCCGCGATGATGTACGAGCGCCCGCTGACCCGCGAGATGTACATGACCTCCCGCTGGATCAGCGAGCCCCTCTGCCTCTTCGACAACTGCCTGGAGACGGACGGCGCGCTGGCCTGCGTGATCGTCTCCGCCGAACGCGCCCGCGACTGCCGACAGCGGCCCGTGTACGTCCACTCCGCCGCCCAGGGCCTGCCCGCCCAGCACCACGGCATGGTCAACTACTGGAACGACGACCCGCTCACCGGCCCCGCCTGGGCCGCCGCCCGACACCTCTGGAAACACGCCGACTTCACCCCGGACGACGTGGACGTCGCGCAGATCTACGACGCGTTCACCCCGCTCATCCCCCTGTCCCTGGAGGGCTACGGCTTCTGCGGCCGGGGCGAGGGCGCGGCCTTCACGGAGGGCGGCGCGCTGGAGATCGGCGGCCGGCTGCCCCTGAACACCGGGGGCGGCGGGCTCAGCGAGGCCTACGTGCACGGCTTCAACCTCATCAACGAGGGCGTGAAGCAGTTGCGCGGCACGAGCACGGCGCAGGTGCCGGGTGCGGCGACCTGTCTGGTCACGGCGGGGGAAGGGGTCCCCACCTCCGCTCTTCTGCTGAGGAGTTGA
- a CDS encoding FadD3 family acyl-CoA ligase, with protein sequence MRGDLEWGSVPGLVRSAATRFAGREAVVEGRTRVSYEELGARVERAAAACMASGVRLGDRVAIWAPNTLDWIVSALGAVSAGAVLVPLNTRFKGAEAAYVLDRSRAKLLFVTGTFLGTSYVASLRRAAGEGPGPGPLPGLPHLEQVVVLADDAPADFRTWKDFLAAGEGVGGDAVRRRAATVSGSSPSDIVFTSGTTGRPKGALITHAQTLRGYEIWSDLAGLREGDRYLIVNPFFHTFGYKAGIIACLMRGATMIPQPVFDVDTVLANVAAERVSVLPGPPTLHQSLLDHPSRDAHDLSALRLVVTGAAVVPLRLVERLRTELGVATVLTAYGLSEASGIVTMCRRGDPPEVIATTSGRAVPDTEVRVVDTTGADAPPGTPGEVLVRGFNVMSGYFEDAAATAEVVSPDGWLRTGDVGVLDAAGNLRITDRIKDMFIVGGFNAYPAEIEQLLGLHPDVADVAVVGTPDTRLGEVGRAYVVRRAHSTLTADDLIAWSRREMANYKVPRTVDFVHELPRNASGKVVKGELRGR encoded by the coding sequence ATGCGCGGTGACCTGGAGTGGGGAAGCGTCCCGGGGCTGGTGCGGTCGGCGGCCACACGCTTCGCCGGCCGCGAGGCGGTCGTCGAGGGCCGGACCCGCGTCTCCTACGAGGAGCTGGGCGCCCGGGTGGAGCGGGCGGCGGCGGCCTGCATGGCGAGCGGTGTCCGGCTCGGCGACCGGGTGGCCATCTGGGCCCCGAACACGCTCGACTGGATCGTCTCCGCCCTCGGCGCGGTGTCGGCGGGCGCGGTCCTCGTGCCGCTCAACACCCGCTTCAAGGGCGCGGAGGCGGCGTACGTGCTGGACCGGAGCCGGGCGAAGCTGCTGTTCGTCACCGGCACGTTCCTCGGCACCTCGTACGTGGCCTCGCTGCGGCGGGCGGCCGGCGAGGGGCCCGGTCCCGGCCCGCTGCCCGGGCTCCCGCACCTGGAACAGGTCGTGGTCCTCGCGGACGACGCCCCCGCCGACTTCCGCACCTGGAAGGACTTCCTCGCGGCGGGGGAGGGGGTGGGCGGCGACGCGGTCCGCCGCAGGGCCGCCACGGTGTCGGGCTCCAGCCCCTCGGACATCGTCTTCACCTCGGGCACCACCGGCCGTCCCAAGGGCGCCCTGATCACCCACGCGCAGACCCTGCGCGGCTACGAGATCTGGAGCGACCTCGCCGGCCTGCGCGAGGGCGACCGCTATCTGATCGTGAACCCGTTCTTCCACACCTTCGGCTACAAGGCCGGGATCATCGCCTGCCTGATGCGCGGGGCGACGATGATCCCGCAGCCGGTGTTCGACGTGGACACGGTCCTCGCGAACGTGGCGGCGGAACGCGTCTCCGTCCTGCCCGGCCCGCCCACGCTCCACCAGTCGCTGCTCGACCACCCCTCCCGGGACGCCCACGACCTCTCCGCGCTGCGCCTGGTCGTCACCGGTGCGGCGGTGGTGCCGTTGCGCCTGGTGGAACGCCTGCGCACGGAACTCGGGGTGGCCACGGTCCTGACGGCGTACGGCCTCTCCGAGGCGAGCGGCATCGTCACGATGTGCCGCAGGGGGGACCCGCCGGAGGTGATCGCCACGACCTCGGGCCGGGCCGTCCCGGACACCGAGGTACGGGTGGTGGACACCACGGGCGCCGACGCGCCGCCCGGCACGCCCGGCGAGGTGCTGGTGCGCGGATTCAACGTGATGAGCGGCTACTTCGAGGATGCGGCGGCGACGGCGGAGGTGGTGTCACCGGACGGCTGGCTGCGCACCGGAGACGTGGGCGTCCTGGACGCCGCCGGGAACCTCCGCATCACCGACCGGATCAAGGACATGTTCATCGTCGGCGGCTTCAACGCGTATCCCGCCGAGATAGAGCAACTCCTCGGCCTGCACCCGGACGTCGCCGACGTCGCGGTCGTCGGCACCCCGGACACCCGCCTCGGCGAGGTCGGCCGCGCCTACGTCGTCCGCCGCGCCCACTCGACCCTCACCGCGGACGACCTGATCGCCTGGTCCCGCCGCGAGATGGCCAATTACAAGGTCCCCCGCACGGTCGACTTCGTCCACGAACTCCCGCGCAACGCGAGCGGGAAGGTGGTGAAGGGGGAGCTGCGGGGGCGGTGA